TTTGAGTGGCCAGTCCGACTTTCCCCTTTTGCTACACGGAGAAGTGCCTTTATGATCTACTTTTGGTGATTCACGATACCCATAAAAATTAGGGCAGTGTGCGAAATACGCTGTAACAAAATCTTGTGCTGATACGAGTGTTGGTTACAaagttattcccaaaaaacgaaaactcaCAGCCTTTGAAATCCACAGTAGATGATACTCAATCAAGGAGAAGGGCAGAAAATGGCGGCCGGCCACACCAGGGCGCTGCGGGAGTCCAGCCTCCTAGGGAACAACATGCATGCCACATTTCTGGCAAAATATGCGGCTCCCGCATAGGACTCAACAGCCACATACGGTGGCACCAGCGACATGGACGCTAAATTTCTCAACTCATCTCATGGAAAGCATAGCAGCGTTATCATCGGCAACGATGGACCGCTTTGGCATTTtttaagtgtgagtgtgtgtgtgtgtgtgtgtgtgtgtgtgtgtgtgtgtgtgtgtgtgtcgacagcAGAATGTGGGTTTATGTATACGTATCTGTGAGtgtatgtgtatctgtttgtgtgtgtgtgtgtgtgtgtgtgtgtgtgtgtgtgtgtgtgtgtgtgtgagagagagagagagagagagcaggtgtttGATCAGCAAGAATAGttaatttttgcttcttttcactGGATGAAGCAagctcattacacacacacacacacacacacacacacacacacacacacacaccatgcagaCGTGGGTGacctttttgtttgtctttcatttGTGTTTAcgaggtcatatatatatatatatatatatatatatatatatatatatatatatatatatatatatatatatatatatatatagagagagagagagagagagagagagagagagagagagaggtcacaggATAGGGTGTTTTTGTTGTGAAGTGTGTTGGTtaggctgttgttgttttctttcctctgtgttATTGTGGTTACTGGAGCGAGTAGGAGGATAAAGGTTGGAATGTTATTGTcgttcatctttattattattattattcaaaccTCGTATTAGTTTGGTTATAGTAATGcagcctttttttgtgtgtgtgtattttgggcTGGAATTAGTAGTTTTATTTCTGtggtgagtgagttagtgaaaaTTTGCCATGACAAGCAAAAGACAAGCAGAagttaaagttaaaaaaaatgtgcTAAATATTGAAAGCTTTGTtggatttatgtttttttctgtattttgggCTGGAATTAGTGGTTTTATATTCTTGGGTGAGCTAGTTAGTAAAAAAATAAGTTATGAAAggcgaaagaagaacaagaagaagagcggAAGTTGAAGATAAAAACAAattgtgaacaagcctacaactttgctatcctcaacgacctagagcagttggtccagcaccctacacgtattcccgaccgtcttggagatcggcccaacattctagacctcttccttacctcaaacccttctgcttattctgtcaaactgttctctccgttgggctcctccgatcacaatcttatttctgcatcctgtcctatcgctcctgtacaccctctgaacccaccgaagaggcgatgcttctggcattttgcttcagctcggtgggacgaccagaggatgtacttttccgatttcccgtggaatgattattgcttccaggatagagacccctctgtgtgtgctcaacgcatcacagaggtgattgtctctggaatggaggcgtacattcctcgttctttctctactcctcacgctaaaaagccttggtttaatcacgcttgttctcgtgctgtcaatgatagagaggtagctcacaaaaggtaccagagccttcgaactaatgctaattatgaactttacatttctgtccgaaatcgtgccaaatctattctccgactaaccaaaaactctttcattaatagaaaatgtcaaaaccttgctttctctaactcttcccgtgacttctggcatctagccaaaaacatctcctccaacttcacttcttcatctttccctccactcctcagtcctgacggcaacactgccgtctcatctatctctaaggctgaactcttctctcaaactttttctaaaactccactctggacgattctgggcatattcctcctactcatcccccctctgactcctttatgcctgttataaagattcttcaaaatgatgttttctatgccctctctggcctcaatcctcagaaggcttatggacctgatggagtgcctcctattgtctttaaaaactgtgcctccgtgctgtcaccctgcctggtcaaactctttcgcctctgcctgtcaacatctacctttccttcttgctggaagtatgccttcatacagcctgtgcctaagaagggtgaccgctccaatccctcaaactaccgtcctatagctttactttcttgtctatctaaagcttttgaatcaatccttaaccggaagattcaaaagcacctttccacttctgaccttctatctgatcgccagtatgggttccgaggggcgttctactggtgatctcctaaccttaactgactcttgatcatcctctcttagccgtttcggtgaaacttttgctattgcgctggacatatcaaaagcttttgatagggtctggcacaaatctttgctttctaaactaccctcctacggtttctatccttctctctgtacctttatctccagtttcctttctgaccgttctatttctgccgtggtagacggtcactgttcttcccctaaatctattaacagtggtgtcccacagggttctgtcctatctcccctcttttctgttgttcattgatgatcttctttccaaaacgaactgtcctatccattcctacgccgatgattccactctgcattactcaacttcttttaatagaagacccacccttcaggaacttaacgactcaaggctggaggctgcagaacgcttagcctcagaccttactattatttccgattgggacaagaagaacctggtgtccttcaacgcctcaaaaacacagtttctccacctatccactcgacacaatcttccaaacaactatcccctattctttgacaacacccacctatcaccttcctcaacactaaacatcctcggtctgtccttaactcaaaatctcaactggaaacttcatatctcatctcttactaaatcagctccctcgaggctgggcgttctgtaccgtctccgccagttcttctcccctgcacagttgctgtccatatacaggggccttgtccgccctcgtatggagtatgcatctcatgtgtgggggggctccactcacacagctcttctggacagagtggaggctaaggctcttcgtctcatcagcactcctcctcatactgatagtcttctacctcttaaattccgccgcaatgttgcctctctttctatcttctatcgatatttccacgctgactgctcttctgaacttgctaactgcatgcctcccccctccgcggccccgctgcactcgactttctactcatgctcatccctatactgtccaaaccccttatgcaagagttaaccagcattttcctctttcatccctcacgctggtaaactctggaacaatcttccttcatctgtatttcctcctgcctacgacttgaactctttcaagaggagggtatcaggacacctctcctcctgtatttgatcttcctttcggccacctcttttgttttactttaggagcagcgagtagcggttttttttttattattgttttctttttttgtgcccatgagctggctcctttgttgtaaatatatatatatatatatatatatatatatatatatatatatatatatatatatatatatatatatatatatatatatatatatatatatgtgttggattgattaattttcttcggaagcgagtgagtgagttaatTATAATTACGACCTGAACCctttgaagaggagaaaatatcaagacacctctccatctgaggttattgacctctcctctggcgtCTCAATCTCTTTTCTTCTGCTGGAGCAGTGCCGAGCGAGATTTTGTCTTGCTATTGTGTTGatatttgtccttgagctgcctaccttgctgtaaaaaaaatgtcgtAATTAAACTTTTGATGGatgtagaagaagggaagggataagagaaaggaagaagtgaagagggcAGAGAGGAGCTAAGTGGAAATGGATGTGTAGGTGGAGATAGGCACGAtttagaagtagaaggagaaagaggaggaggaagaaaagaaaagaagggcagAGACAATAAATACAGGAAatacaatgaggaagaaaaggaggtggaggtcaaacaagaaaaggaggaggaggaggcgaggaaagcCAGGCGCTGTACCGAACATAGTTATTGACAGGTACAGACGAAGATGTATCACTGCTTGTGTGTTGGTTATTCTTTGTTGTTACTACGCGTCACCGGCCCGGTACACCACGGCGGTTATTGTTTGTAGTGAGGGAGTAagtcggcgagagagagagagagagagagagagagagagagagagatagagagagagaggagagaaacgaatatgaatttttttttgttttttttgttcatgttcttattattcttcatttctattatcattgttattattattattattattattattattattattattattattattattattattattattattattattattattattatcactattattattattgttattttattactaAAAGGAAACCTAGACAGCAAAAATGCGGTAACAAATTCCGAGtcgtttgcttctctctctctctctctctctctctctctctctctctatctctctctctcaacccgttAGGTCAGTGTCAATTATTTTTTTGCCACCTGGCTTATTGacgcttctctctcctccactgagagagagagagagagagagagagagagagagagagagagagagagagagagagagagagagaagccatctCGAGACTATTGCGTCATGGTGACCTTCTTGTCTCAGCCTGTAttcctttgtctgtgtctgtgtgtgtctatttgtttttttcgtgtctgtctgtctgtctgtctgtctgggtttctcctggttcgtgtgtgtgtctttctttattttttgcctttgtgtctgtctgccgGTCTGTATCTacttgtcttttgtgtgtgtgtgtgtgtgtgtgtgtgtgtgtgtgtcctcgtccGTCTGTTtgtgcgtattttttttttctatatatatcgtgGTGGTTACGTTTTAGTGTTATTTATATCAGTatcatttttgtattatttctattttatcatGTATACtagttattttttccctttatttgtcTTGCTTCTTGTTTATGTGTTATCAGTGTtatgagtattagtattagtgtaatTTCTGTATTGTTTCTGTGTTGTCATGTTTTAGTCGttatcatttttctcctcatttccttcttttttgttttcatcatcatcatcatcgtcagcatcatCGGTTAGCCTAATGCCGTCTTCGTAACGTAACTAATGCTGCGAGAAATTTTTCTTGGCGAGCATTATCATTGTGGATTAAGTTGCATTTTCTTCGCATTATTATGATCATGCTGTATGTTTTTggcgtcattattttctttcttgatcGTTAGTCTTTCGTTTGTccagttttactttttttttctatggaGTTTACGTAGAGTgactatgtatatatttttatggattgttatttctattgttgtttgttttattataGCTGTTACTATTGtatttttattaatgttatttatttttcacttctgAGCGTTATCGTCAGTGTTaatgttttttcttatttatctctcccGTGGAAGGAACTATTATAGCATTTCTTAGCCTCAAATAAATGCCACCCACCTCTAGTACGCTCGTTTTATACGTTACGGATATTATAGTCAATCAAACGTTCACTGCGTCACAAATACCTACGTTATCTCACCCTTCTCCCACCTGTCAAAGCCACTCCTACCAATGCCACCCACCTCTAGTACGCCTGTTTTATACGCTACAGATATTATTGTCAATCAAACGTTTATTACTGTGCCTCAAATACGTTACCCCACCCTTCTCCCAATCAATACCACCGCCTGTTTTATATGGTACAGATATTATAGTCAATCAAACGTTCACTGCGTCACAAATACGTTATCCCACCCTTCTCCCACCTATCAAAGACCCTAAATGAATCACCTGAAATTTATATACGGTTGTCACGCGAGGCCTCGGGAACACAAGAGCGATCAGAAACCCTCGCATTAACCATGAAAAGAGGCGGAGGATCTCTGGGCCgagggaaaggtgaagagcaaggaggataGAAGAGAGGTAGGGTCATATTAAACACagcggcgcccaaacacacacatttaacaatgctttcgtagcgtatttggcatttccagggacgGTTTTAtaaccttggtggtagtctgacccttcttctgtaccatgcacGTGAAGAACccgtcatgaaaacccgattaatctccttttcggtctcTTGAagtaattgatgtgagaggccggagcgtctgagaataccgaccgtaGTGTCATGCAGGTCGGAAAGGGATCCATAATGCCTAATAGAAAAAGTTCATGCCATAATTTTTACTACAGCGGTCTTAGGGAGTGGCGATACCTGTCCCCTGCCTTCCTTGGTCCGGAGCCGCGCGTCTGCCTGAGTCTCCCCTTCAAGGCGGCGCCGGTGGTCTCTTTGTCGGGGCGGCTCGTGTGTCTCAGTTACCATTGTTCTCGATAGCCTAAGTTAATTATTTGTGCGTTTCTGTATCATGAGTTGGTTATTATACGCAAGAAAATGATGTAGGAAATCAAACTTAATCGTTAGGATATGAAAATAACGTAACTGGGTCCCTTTTGTGTTATGGAGGTGCATAATTTAAGCCTTATATCATTATAATTTATAAATCTATTCTATTTTCAAAACTGTTTTTAATATGAAAACCTAATTACAAAAACATATTACGTACGTATAAAGCATGTTTacttaataataaagaaaattttgcATATTTCCGATTTTACCTTGCTCAGGTGTTAGTCAGAGGTGAATATAATGTCGCCTCAACATCAGAAACGTTAGCtttgcgcagtggcagtatcgtaaccaatgaggttcatcCGAGGTGCGATTATTGCTAGTTGAAAACTTTTCCCAATACCCCGCCTGGGCGACTTGAAATATAGTCGGCCAAGGCAATTTTTGTTAGCCCAGCTTTGGGCTAAAAAATCTGACTATTATCTGACACATTGCTGAAAGACCAAAGTACTGTCTATAATCCATGCAGCAATATCTGTCATCACACGAGAATGACAAGCCGTGGCCCCCGTTGCGTTATGAAGGATAGGGAGCAGCAGCACCGCCGCCCAGCCACACCCACCACAGGCAGGTGGGCCGCAAGCCGTGTCTTACAGAGTAGCCAGACTGATGTGGCACGACATGGGACGcctatctttttatcttcgtCTGGAGTCTGCACCACGCCGGCCCTGTGGCACCGCTCGGAAAGGGGAGAGCGAATGGAGGAATAGGAGACTGACACGAAAATATTGTTAGGGAGGCAAAGgacgagagggaaaaaggaaaaaaaaacacatgaatgACGGTAACCaaaagaattctctctctctctctctctctctctctctctctctctctctctctctctctctctctctctctctctctctcgaccaccaCCACGTGTTATCCCTTCCTGCatacggtggtggcggcggcagtgtttgtagtggtggtggtccaTGCTTCGGTTGAATGAACTCAGGAcgactctttccctcccttccctttcccttcccccctccctccctctacctgctTTTCCCTTCAAATCTTtccctcttacttccttctttccctccatctgccACGCTGTAtccacatttctctctcttattcattttccttttttcatctttcctctcttgttgaatgtttttccttcccctccaacttctttccttcttccttccatctgttttgcaagctttctttcttttctttctctctagttttatttctttccttctctcttccgcttcttctcttcctactccatctcctttatttccttttccctcaacttcctttcttccgtccgtCTTCTTACGGTCTATAGGTCTTTCGTCACTTCTCTGTTTCACTCTATCATCCTCGTCAACTACATCCATCCAATCctgttggtcaggtacttgttgacacttgtaatcattggatagacaaacactgaataaacttaaGTCCGTATACTCTGtggaaagtaacagagagagaacTAGTACGTGCGTACAcgatacagagacggggtgaactggcccctgaggcactgccagcctctgaggggcgACAACGGTAAAAACcgctgacaccgcgggattagtgttgccccaggcaaggtgcctatattcagaactaacattacccacatctccctccccccttcacgctCATAGTCCTAGTCTTGAGCGGGTGCCTTGGCTCTGAGCCGCTCCGAGCGACGGGGcacagggaggtgaggtgagtccgGGCGTGGAGGAGACTCGTCCGCGGCTGGGGTGTCGACTGCAGGGGGCGGAACCGGCGGAAGAAAACGGCGGTTCCTCCACAAGATGCGGCCGCTCGGCATCCGGACGTGATAGGCCCTAGACCGGCCGGCGCCCATTACCGTGCCCACCTTGTCCCAACGCTGCGTGGTTGGGTCCTGGATGCGCACGAGAACACCTATCTTCAGCGGCTGAAGCGGGCGAGCATGGGCGTCGTACCGGGCCTTGGCATCTCGGGCACGGGTAGCGGCGCGGCGGTCACAGCTCTCGGCTCTGGCCTGCCACTCCTTCGCGAAGGCTTTGGCATGGGCAGGGACACAGGAACGGAGAGGACAGCCGTACAAGACCTGGGCCGGGGAGTGGCGCGTGGAATTCGGTGTGTTACGCAGCTCCAGAAGGCCTTTTTCGAACGCCTCACAGTCGATGTTACCGGACGGGGCCACCTTCAGGATGAGGTGTTTAACTGCTTTCACTGCAGCCTCGGCGTGTCCGTTCGACTGTGGGTAGTTGGGCGATGACACGTTGTGGCGGACCCCCCAACGCTCCAGGAATTCCGCGAGCTCCCGGCTGGTGAACTGAGGGACTCCATCCGTCCGCAGACGCACAGGAACACCCAGATCACGGAAGAGGCGCCGGAAGTAGCGGATGGTGGCGGCAGACGTCGTGTCGGAGCCGCAGGTGACCACCACAGGCCAGCCAGAGAGTCGGTCGACGACGACTAGGAAGTGTTTCTCAGCCGCGGTGAAGAAGTCGGCCGACGCTTACTCGAAGGGCCTGGTGGGGTTGTCGTCGCACAACaagtgctcctgctgctggctagGTAGCATAACCTGGCACGGCTCACAGGCGCGGACAGTGCTGACGATGCCCGCGTCTATGCCGGGCCAATACACGGCCTGACGAGCGCGGCGCTTGGTGGCTTCGGCCCCGCGATGACAGGACACGGCGACGAAGGGCTGCAGGGACGACCACACGAGCACCATACAAGACGAGGTCCCCATCTGCGTAGAGGTCCTCCCGGAACTTCCAGTACGGGCGGAGGGCGTTGTGGAGGTCAAAGCGGTCGCGAGGAAACCCGGTCCGTACCTTCTCCAGGAGCTTGGTGTAGGAGGGGTCGTCGCGGGCCGCCTTCCGCAACTCCTCGAGTGCCAGATCCTCGTCAGGAGCTGACGAAAGCTGGGGGCGAGCGAGGGAGTTTACGGCCTGCAGAGTGACGCCGCTGCTGACGGAGAGGCTGGCATTCGTGCCGAGCATCTCGTCTTCTGGCGTCGGGCGGCTGACGGGAAAGCGGTAAAGGGCATCGGGGATGCAGAGGTCCTTGCCCGCACGCCACACCGCTGTGAAGATGAACGCCGAGATTTTCTCCTTCAGCCGCTGGAGGCGGGGATTCTCGACGGCGTCCAGCGTGTAGCTATTCAGGATCGGGACCAGGGGCCTGTGGTCGGTGATGAGGTCGAAGTGTTTTAGGCCAATCAGGTAAAACTTGCACATCGACATGGCCCATACCACTGCCAGTAGCTCCAGCTCGATTGTGGCGTAGCGAGTCTCGGTATCGGTGAGGAATCGCGAGCCACACTGGACCAGGCGGAACTTTCCTCCTCCGTGGTCCTGCAGGAGGGCGTAACCTACGCCGTACAGGCGCGAGGCGTCTGTCTGCAGGGTGGTGGGGAGAGCTGGGTTGAACGTGGCAAGGACCGGAGGACTTGACAGGGTCTCCTTCACCTTTTTGAAGGCCTGGTCATGGTCAGGTGTCCACGTGAACGTCCTTTTCGGGCTCATCAGGGGACGAAGAGgtaaggcggcggcggtgatgtcgGGAGAGAATTCTGCCAGCTGGTTCACCAATCCCATGAAGGACCTGAGATCCGTCAGATTGGCAGGCGTGGCGAAGTCTGCTATAGCTCGCACTTTCTCCGGGTCGGCCGCAATACCATCCCCTGAGAGCTGGTAACCGCAGAAGGACACAGTCGGAGCAGCCACGACAAACTTCTCGGGGTTGAGAGTGATGCCGTGCGTCCTGCACCGAGATAGTACCTTATCGATGCTGCGGAGGTGCGTGAGGTAGTCTTTGTCGGAGAGCAGCACGTCGTCCACTACCTTCACATAGTTGGTCACGCCTTGGAGTGCCGTGTCGCCGGGTAAACAGAAGGCGTCGCCCGTGGCGGCGAAACCCATGGGGCCTCGACAGTAGCGAAAACGTCCGTAAggcgtgatgaaagtggtgagtggCTGATCTTCCTCTGCCAGCGGAATCTGCCAGTAACCACAAAGGGCGTCGACCGTCGTGAAGAACCGCGCCTCCGGGTCCACGCTCCGTATTGCTGTGAAGGGCGTGGGCGAAGGGTGGGCTGGACGGGACACCTGGCTCTTTAGCTTCGACAAGTCAGTGGTGATGCGGACGCCACCGTTAGGCTTGGCCACAGCCACTAAGGGGTGACACCAAGGGGATGGGTCGTCGCCCGCGGGGGCAATGACGCCTTGAGTCACCATAGAATCCAGTTCTTGGTTGACTGCATCCCTGAAGGCGAGAGGGATGACCCTGGGAGTGTGTATGGCGAACGGCTGCGCGTCCTCCCGCAGGTGGATTCTCATCGGGGGACCCGCCATCGCCTTCAATGGCGCGGTCTTTAAGGCCTCCTTCGTCACCAGCACGTCCGAGTACTCCTTCAGGCAATACTCCTTAGCTTCCGACGGGGACGTGTGGATATGGAGGGCGGGTGGTGGCTGTGTGTGCTGGCTCGGGTGAGGTGAGGAGGCCGCTGCGTGGGCGGCGCGCGGTGCGCTGCTGCCCCGCGCCTTCCTTACccgggcggcggccgcggcggggCCTTGGGAAGTCGGCGGGAACCACACCCAGCGCCTTGCAGTGCTCCCACGAGAGCAGAGGCGTGGTAAGAGAGGACTGCACGTCGATCCAGCCTTCACACGACCTATCGCCGTACGTGAGCTCTACTTGGAAGGAGCCCACCGCGGCTTGCATCTGTGAGTCGTCCGCGTTGTAATAGTTGATGGAGGGGGGCGGTTGCAAGTCGCGTTGGTGGAGGCCTAAGCTCTTGAGGTGCTGAAGGCCTATCACCgtaacatcagcgccggtgtcggaTATCACGTCAATCCGGCCAGACGTGTCGCCCTGGGTGACAGCGACGCGGATGGTGGGGGAAGGTTGGGCCCTGGGGCGCGTGTTGGAGTCCACTCGCCAGACGTGGCCCGCACGCTCCTCGGAGTGGCGCGGGGCCGTGTCGGGTGGCGGCGTCCGAACCACGCCAAGGGAAGGACCCTTCCTCGGTTTGGGTTTTTTGGGCTTGTTGAGGCTGCAGAATCGGTCGTAGTGCCCCACGCGAAGGCACACGCCGCATTGAACCCCTTTGGCGGAACACCTAACGGTGTACATCCTGTGCCC
This sequence is a window from Eriocheir sinensis breed Jianghai 21 chromosome 1, ASM2467909v1, whole genome shotgun sequence. Protein-coding genes within it:
- the LOC126995934 gene encoding uncharacterized protein LOC126995934 encodes the protein MKHALLIGVRNGELRRELITMDASRTLQETVTKCRSYEATDVTYSEIETPSTAVRGVSQYKKGKKAAHAEKAGAKTSTPPSSTACISCGTQHGSKPCPAAAAPFHGCGREGHRMYTVRCSAKGVQCGVCLRVGHYDRFCSLNKPKKPKPRKGPSLGVVRTPPPDTAPRHSEERAGHVWRVDSNTRPRAQPSPTIRVAVTQGDTSGRIDVISDTGADVTVIGLQHLKSLGLHQRDLQPPPSINYYNADDSQMQAAVGSFQVELTYGDRSCEGWIDVQSSLTTPLLSWEHCKALGVVPADFPRPRRGRRPGKEGAGQQRTARRPRSGLLTSPEPAHTATTRPPYPHVPVGS